In one Mycobacterium heckeshornense genomic region, the following are encoded:
- a CDS encoding SAM-dependent methyltransferase yields the protein MPRNPVAHTALGPMVLAAVEQHQPPGQRLVDDDLAATFLPAPARWLTEATRSAVLRKLFIAAMDRSGPGLWANLTCRKQFVADKLDDALDDIDAVVILGAGLDTRAYQLARRTQIPVFEVDLAVNIARKSAAVRRVLGALPRSVRLVAVDFERDDVLTALAEYGYLTDYRVFFIWEGVTQYLTEHAVRATLDGLRPVAAGSRLVFTYVRRDFIEGRNLYGTPKLYRRTRQRRQLWHFGLQPEDVAGFLAGYSWRLIEQVGPEQLVHRYVQPTGRNLTASQIEWSAYAEKR from the coding sequence ATGCCACGAAATCCGGTAGCGCACACTGCTTTAGGACCGATGGTACTGGCAGCTGTCGAACAGCACCAGCCGCCCGGGCAGCGGCTGGTGGACGATGACCTGGCGGCAACGTTTCTGCCGGCCCCGGCCCGGTGGCTGACCGAAGCGACGCGATCTGCCGTGCTGCGCAAGCTGTTCATCGCGGCGATGGACCGGTCCGGCCCCGGGTTGTGGGCCAATCTGACCTGCCGTAAGCAGTTCGTCGCCGACAAGCTCGACGACGCGCTCGACGACATCGATGCGGTCGTCATCCTGGGTGCGGGATTGGACACCCGCGCCTACCAGTTGGCGCGGCGCACCCAGATCCCGGTCTTCGAGGTGGATCTTGCGGTCAACATCGCCAGAAAGTCAGCCGCCGTGCGCCGTGTGCTGGGCGCGTTGCCCCGCTCGGTTCGGTTGGTGGCGGTGGACTTCGAGCGCGACGACGTGCTCACTGCTTTGGCTGAATACGGCTACCTCACCGACTATCGGGTCTTTTTCATCTGGGAAGGGGTGACCCAGTACCTCACCGAACACGCTGTTCGAGCCACGTTGGACGGACTGCGGCCGGTGGCTGCGGGCAGCCGGCTGGTGTTCACCTACGTGCGCCGCGACTTCATCGAAGGGAGAAACCTGTACGGGACCCCTAAGCTGTACCGCAGAACGCGCCAGCGACGACAGCTGTGGCACTTCGGATTACAACCCGAGGACGTGGCGGGGTTTCTCGCCGGATACAGTTGGCGGCTGATCGAGCAGGTCGGGCCCGAGCAGCTGGTTCACCGCTATGTCCAGCCGACAGGCCGCAACCTCACCGCGTCGCAGATCGAATGGTCGGCGTACGCCGAGAAGCGCTGA
- a CDS encoding ribonuclease J: MNDELGPPGPLAPGGLRVTALGGISEIGRNMTVFEHLGRLLIIDCGVMFPTHDEPGVDLILPDLRHIEGRLDDVEALVLTHAHEDHIGAIPFLLKLRPDIPVVGSKFTLALVAAKCREHRLKPVLVEVSEGQHTTHGVFECEYFAVNHSIPDSLAIAVYTGAGTVLHTGDIKLDQLPLDGRPTDLPGMSRLGDAGVDLFLCDSTNSEIPGVGPSESEVGPTLHRLIRGADGRVIVACFASNVDRVQQIIDAAVALGRRVSFVGRSMVRNMGIARELGYLRVADSDLIDISVAETMRPEQVVLITTGTQGEPMSALARMSRGEHRSITLTAGDLIVLSSSLIPGNEEAVYGVIDELSKIGARVVTNAQARVHVSGHAYAGELLFLYNGVRPRNVMPIHGTWRMLRANAALAARTGVPPESILLAENGVSVDLVAGKARIAGAVPVGKMFVDGLVTGDVGEITLGERLILSSGFIAATVVVRRGTGRAVAPPHLLSRGFSEDPKALEPAVRKVEDELELLAKENVTDPIRIAQAVRRTVGKWVGETYRRQPMIVPTVLEI; the protein is encoded by the coding sequence GTGAACGACGAGCTCGGCCCGCCAGGTCCTCTCGCCCCTGGCGGACTGCGGGTGACCGCGCTGGGCGGCATCAGTGAAATCGGCCGCAACATGACGGTTTTCGAGCATTTGGGTCGGCTACTGATCATCGACTGCGGGGTCATGTTCCCCACTCACGACGAACCCGGTGTCGACCTGATCCTGCCGGACCTGCGGCATATCGAAGGCCGGCTCGACGACGTCGAGGCGTTGGTGCTCACCCACGCGCACGAGGACCACATCGGAGCCATTCCGTTCCTGCTCAAGCTGCGGCCCGACATCCCGGTGGTCGGCTCGAAGTTCACGCTGGCGCTGGTAGCGGCGAAATGCCGTGAGCACCGGCTCAAACCGGTTCTCGTGGAGGTTAGCGAAGGCCAGCACACCACCCATGGCGTATTCGAGTGCGAATACTTCGCCGTCAACCATTCCATTCCCGACTCGCTGGCCATCGCGGTGTACACCGGGGCGGGAACCGTCCTGCACACCGGCGACATCAAACTCGACCAGCTTCCGCTCGACGGCCGTCCCACCGACCTGCCCGGGATGTCGCGGCTGGGCGATGCCGGCGTGGACCTTTTCCTGTGCGACTCGACCAACTCCGAGATACCCGGCGTCGGACCGTCGGAAAGCGAGGTTGGTCCGACCCTGCACCGGTTGATCAGAGGCGCCGACGGCCGGGTCATCGTGGCGTGCTTCGCCTCCAACGTCGACCGGGTGCAGCAGATCATCGACGCCGCAGTCGCGTTGGGCCGACGGGTGTCGTTCGTAGGCCGTTCGATGGTGCGCAACATGGGCATCGCCCGTGAACTCGGCTACCTGCGGGTGGCCGACTCCGATCTGATCGACATCAGCGTGGCCGAAACGATGCGGCCCGAGCAGGTCGTGTTGATCACGACCGGCACGCAGGGCGAGCCGATGTCGGCGCTGGCCCGCATGTCGCGCGGCGAGCACCGCAGCATCACGCTGACCGCCGGTGACCTCATCGTGTTGTCGTCATCGTTGATACCTGGCAACGAGGAAGCCGTCTACGGCGTCATTGACGAACTCTCCAAGATCGGCGCCCGCGTGGTCACCAATGCTCAAGCGCGGGTGCATGTTTCGGGTCACGCGTATGCCGGCGAGCTGCTGTTCCTCTACAACGGGGTGCGACCGCGCAATGTGATGCCGATCCACGGCACCTGGCGGATGCTGCGCGCCAACGCCGCCCTGGCCGCCCGCACCGGGGTGCCGCCGGAGTCGATTCTGTTGGCCGAGAACGGTGTCAGCGTCGACCTTGTTGCCGGTAAGGCCCGCATCGCGGGAGCTGTGCCGGTCGGCAAGATGTTCGTCGACGGTCTTGTCACGGGCGACGTCGGCGAGATCACTCTGGGTGAACGGCTGATCTTGTCGTCGGGGTTCATTGCGGCAACTGTGGTGGTGCGACGCGGCACCGGGCGTGCGGTGGCGCCACCGCATCTGCTCTCGCGCGGTTTTTCCGAAGATCCCAAGGCACTGGAGCCCGCGGTGCGCAAGGTCGAAGACGAGCTGGAGTTGCTCGCCAAGGAGAACGTCACCGACCCGATCCGGATCGCCCAGGCGGTGCGCCGGACCGTCGGCAAATGGGTGGGGGAAACCTACCGGCGCCAGCCGATGATCGTGCCGACCGTGCTGGAGATCTGA
- the dapA gene encoding 4-hydroxy-tetrahydrodipicolinate synthase: MSTGGFDVHARLGTLLTAMVSPFAPDGSLDTAAAARLANHLVNAGCDGLVVSGTTGESPTTTDDEKLRLLRSVLEAVGDRARVVAGAGTYDTAHSIRLAKASAAEGAHGLLVVTPYYSKPPQSGLIAHFTAVADATELPVLLYDIPPRSVVPIEPDTLRALAAHPNIVGVKDAKGDLHRGGQLMAETGLAYYSGDDALNLPWLAMGAVGFISVISHLAAGQLREMLSAFQSGDVATARKINAEIAPLCDAMSRLGGVTMAKAGLRLQGIDVGDPRLPQMPATPQQAEELATDMRAASVLR, from the coding sequence GTGAGCACCGGCGGATTCGACGTGCACGCCCGCCTGGGCACCCTGCTGACCGCGATGGTGAGCCCGTTCGCCCCGGACGGCTCCCTGGACACCGCCGCCGCGGCACGGCTGGCCAACCACCTCGTCAATGCCGGATGCGACGGCCTGGTGGTGTCCGGGACCACCGGCGAATCGCCGACCACCACCGACGACGAGAAGCTCCGGCTGCTGCGGTCGGTGCTGGAAGCGGTCGGCGATCGCGCGCGTGTGGTTGCCGGCGCAGGCACCTACGACACCGCCCACAGCATCCGTCTTGCCAAGGCCAGCGCAGCCGAGGGGGCGCACGGCCTGCTGGTGGTTACGCCGTACTACTCGAAGCCGCCCCAGTCCGGGCTGATCGCGCACTTCACCGCCGTCGCCGATGCCACGGAGCTGCCGGTGCTGTTGTATGACATCCCGCCCCGCTCGGTGGTCCCCATCGAACCCGACACCCTCCGGGCCCTGGCGGCTCACCCCAACATTGTGGGCGTCAAAGACGCCAAGGGTGATCTGCACCGTGGTGGACAGCTGATGGCCGAAACCGGGCTGGCGTATTACTCCGGTGACGACGCGCTGAACCTGCCCTGGCTGGCGATGGGAGCCGTCGGTTTCATCAGCGTGATTTCTCATCTGGCCGCCGGTCAGCTGCGAGAGATGTTGTCGGCCTTCCAGTCCGGGGATGTGGCTACCGCCCGCAAGATCAACGCTGAGATCGCACCGCTGTGTGACGCGATGAGCCGTCTGGGCGGGGTGACGATGGCCAAGGCGGGTCTGCGGCTGCAGGGCATCGACGTCGGGGACCCGCGGCTGCCCCAGATGCCGGCAACCCCGCAGCAGGCGGAGGAGTTGGCCACCGACATGCGCGCGGCGTCGGTGCTGCGGTGA
- the thyX gene encoding FAD-dependent thymidylate synthase has protein sequence MAETAPLRVQLIAKTEFLAPPDVPWSTDADGGQALTEFAGRACYQSWSKPNPKTATNASYLRHIIDVGHFSVLEHASVSFYITGISRSCTHELIRHRHFSYSQLSQRYVPDRDSRIVVPPGMEDDPELHQILASAADASRATYTELLAKLETKFADQPNAVLRRKQARQAARAVLPNATETRIVVTGNYRAWRHFIAVRASEHADVEIRRLAIACLRQLVDIAPAVFADFEITTLADGTEVATSPLATEA, from the coding sequence GTGGCCGAGACCGCGCCGCTGCGCGTGCAGCTGATCGCCAAGACCGAGTTCTTGGCGCCTCCCGACGTGCCGTGGAGCACCGATGCCGACGGCGGCCAGGCCCTCACCGAATTCGCGGGCCGGGCCTGCTACCAGAGCTGGTCTAAACCGAACCCGAAGACCGCGACCAACGCCTCCTACCTCCGGCACATCATCGACGTCGGGCATTTTTCGGTGCTCGAGCATGCGAGCGTGTCGTTTTACATCACCGGGATTTCGCGCTCCTGCACCCACGAGTTGATCCGCCACCGCCATTTCTCGTACTCGCAGCTGTCGCAGCGCTACGTGCCGGACCGAGACTCCCGGATCGTTGTGCCGCCCGGCATGGAAGACGATCCCGAACTGCACCAGATCCTCGCCAGCGCCGCCGATGCCAGTCGCGCCACCTACACCGAACTGCTGGCCAAGCTGGAAACCAAGTTCGCCGATCAGCCCAACGCGGTGTTGCGGCGCAAACAAGCTCGTCAAGCGGCTCGCGCGGTGCTGCCTAATGCCACCGAAACGCGAATCGTGGTCACCGGCAACTACCGGGCGTGGCGGCACTTCATCGCCGTGCGGGCCAGCGAGCACGCCGACGTGGAAATCCGGCGGCTGGCGATTGCCTGCCTGCGCCAGTTGGTCGACATCGCCCCCGCGGTCTTCGCCGACTTCGAGATCACCACCCTGGCCGACGGCACCGAGGTCGCTACCAGTCCGCTGGCCACCGAAGCGTGA
- a CDS encoding cell division protein DivIVA codes for MAVDACIEELTAERQVLLDEIESLKTRLKTSGDEAAALRKEVALLNDTSQSPHAMAHRMAKLLRHVVDEVTEMRAEAKAEMEALVAAIESDAEDARRKHDELLAEAEAQRSATEAECAEAKQELEAELARMRTETQSAIEDAWQKAQQERDQLLADARREADDCREQARRVVDEANLQQIKILEQLMVVYRGLEAVPAMLESAHQEGREPSSDGVVVPFEQKSSAG; via the coding sequence ATGGCCGTTGACGCCTGCATCGAGGAGTTGACCGCGGAGCGACAGGTACTACTCGACGAGATCGAGAGCCTCAAAACCCGGCTGAAGACGTCAGGCGATGAAGCCGCCGCGCTGCGAAAAGAGGTCGCGCTCCTCAACGACACCTCGCAATCGCCGCACGCGATGGCGCATCGCATGGCCAAACTGCTGCGGCATGTGGTCGACGAGGTGACCGAGATGCGAGCCGAGGCGAAGGCCGAGATGGAAGCGTTGGTCGCGGCCATCGAGTCGGATGCCGAGGACGCGCGGCGGAAGCATGATGAGCTGTTGGCGGAGGCGGAAGCGCAGCGAAGCGCCACCGAAGCCGAGTGCGCGGAAGCCAAACAGGAACTCGAAGCAGAACTTGCCAGGATGCGTACTGAAACCCAATCGGCGATCGAGGACGCGTGGCAGAAGGCCCAGCAGGAGCGGGACCAACTGCTCGCCGACGCCAGGCGCGAGGCCGATGATTGTCGCGAGCAGGCCCGGCGCGTGGTCGACGAGGCGAATCTGCAACAGATCAAGATCCTTGAGCAACTGATGGTCGTCTACCGCGGGCTGGAGGCGGTCCCTGCGATGCTCGAATCGGCACACCAGGAAGGACGCGAGCCATCCAGCGACGGCGTCGTGGTCCCGTTTGAGCAGAAAAGCAGCGCGGGGTGA
- a CDS encoding dihydrofolate reductase — protein MGDVGLIWAQSTSGVIGRAGGIPWRLPEDQARFKRLTSGHTVVMGRRTWESLPATVRPLPGRRNVVLTRQADYVAEGAEVVGTLDHLLRDGEVWIIGGAELYTLALPVASRCEVTEVDIDLPRQDGDALAPVLDETWRGTTGQWLTSGSGLRYRLCSYWRCPAAVGEP, from the coding sequence ATGGGGGACGTGGGCCTGATCTGGGCTCAATCGACGTCGGGCGTCATCGGCCGCGCCGGCGGTATCCCGTGGCGGTTGCCTGAGGACCAGGCCCGCTTCAAACGGCTCACCTCGGGTCACACCGTGGTGATGGGCCGGCGGACGTGGGAGTCGTTGCCGGCCACAGTGCGGCCGCTGCCGGGCCGCCGAAACGTCGTGCTGACCCGTCAAGCGGACTACGTGGCCGAAGGCGCCGAGGTTGTGGGAACTCTCGACCACCTCCTGCGGGACGGCGAGGTGTGGATTATTGGGGGCGCAGAGCTCTACACGCTCGCGCTTCCGGTGGCGTCCCGCTGCGAGGTCACCGAGGTCGACATCGACCTGCCCCGCCAGGACGGCGACGCGCTGGCCCCGGTGCTCGACGAGACCTGGCGCGGCACGACGGGGCAATGGCTGACCAGCGGCTCCGGGCTGCGGTATCGATTGTGTAGCTACTGGCGTTGTCCAGCAGCAGTGGGTGAACCGTGA
- a CDS encoding thymidylate synthase: protein MPIATPYEDLLRLVLERGTRKSDRTGTGTRSLFGQQMRYDLSTGFPLITTKKVHVRSVIYELLWFLRGDSNVRWLQQHGVTIWDEWASPTGDLGPIYGVQWRSWPTASGEHIDQIRAALELLRTDPDSRRIIVSAWNVGELHRMALPPCHVLFQFYVADGRLSCQVYQRSADLFLGVPFNIASYALLTNMMAAQADLDVGEFIWTGGDCHIYDNHVEQVRLQLGREPRPYPQIVLAHRDSIFDYTYEDIVIKNYDPHPAIKAPVAV from the coding sequence GTGCCGATCGCTACGCCGTACGAGGATCTGCTGCGGCTGGTGCTGGAGCGGGGCACACGCAAGTCCGACCGCACCGGCACCGGAACCCGCAGCCTGTTCGGCCAGCAGATGCGCTACGACCTGTCGACCGGCTTCCCGCTAATCACCACCAAGAAAGTGCATGTCAGATCGGTGATCTACGAATTGCTGTGGTTTCTGCGCGGCGATTCCAACGTGCGCTGGTTGCAGCAGCATGGAGTCACGATCTGGGACGAATGGGCTTCTCCGACGGGCGATCTGGGGCCAATCTACGGTGTGCAGTGGCGGTCGTGGCCGACCGCGTCGGGTGAGCACATCGACCAGATCCGCGCGGCGCTGGAGCTGCTGCGCACCGACCCCGACTCGCGGCGAATCATTGTCTCGGCGTGGAACGTCGGGGAACTTCACAGGATGGCATTGCCGCCGTGTCACGTGCTGTTCCAGTTCTACGTTGCCGACGGGCGGCTGAGCTGCCAGGTTTATCAGCGCAGTGCCGACCTGTTTCTCGGGGTGCCGTTTAACATCGCCAGCTACGCCCTGCTCACCAATATGATGGCTGCGCAGGCGGATCTGGATGTGGGAGAGTTTATTTGGACCGGTGGCGACTGCCATATCTACGACAACCACGTCGAGCAGGTGCGCCTGCAGCTCGGTCGCGAACCTCGGCCATATCCGCAAATCGTTCTGGCACACCGAGATTCGATATTCGATTACACCTATGAGGACATCGTTATCAAAAATTACGATCCGCACCCGGCGATCAAGGCCCCCGTCGCCGTATGA
- a CDS encoding dienelactone hydrolase family protein, producing the protein MPHITDTITTADGTCTVQLFTPDGDGPWPGVVMYPDAGGVRDTFRDMAAKLAGFGYAVLLPDVYYRHGNWEPLDMRTAFSDPAERRRLMSMVGSVTPDMMARDAAAFFDYLTGRPEVKGDRFGTTGYCMGGRTSLVVAGRQPERVAAAASFHGGGLATESPDSPHLLADRIQAAVYVAGAQNDGSFTPEQAEQLDKALTAAGVEHTIETYPAEHGFAVPDNPPYDESAAERHWAAMRDFFGAKLAGRAATR; encoded by the coding sequence ATGCCGCATATTACCGACACCATTACCACTGCCGATGGCACCTGTACCGTCCAGCTGTTCACCCCCGATGGTGACGGCCCCTGGCCCGGCGTTGTCATGTATCCCGACGCCGGCGGGGTGCGCGACACCTTCCGCGACATGGCGGCCAAGCTGGCCGGCTTCGGCTACGCGGTGCTGCTGCCCGACGTGTATTACCGCCACGGCAACTGGGAGCCGTTGGATATGCGCACAGCGTTCAGCGACCCGGCCGAGCGCAGGAGGCTGATGTCGATGGTCGGCAGCGTGACACCGGACATGATGGCCCGCGATGCCGCCGCGTTCTTCGACTACCTGACCGGCCGCCCCGAGGTCAAGGGCGACAGATTCGGCACCACCGGCTACTGCATGGGCGGACGGACCTCGCTGGTGGTCGCCGGGCGTCAACCGGAGCGGGTCGCGGCGGCCGCCTCCTTCCACGGTGGCGGGCTGGCGACCGAGAGCCCGGACAGCCCCCACCTGTTGGCCGACCGGATCCAAGCGGCGGTTTACGTCGCGGGAGCCCAGAACGACGGCTCGTTCACTCCCGAGCAGGCCGAGCAGCTCGACAAGGCGCTGACCGCGGCCGGTGTCGAGCACACGATCGAGACGTACCCGGCTGAGCATGGGTTCGCGGTCCCGGACAATCCGCCGTACGACGAGTCCGCCGCCGAGCGGCATTGGGCGGCGATGCGGGACTTCTTCGGCGCCAAGCTGGCCGGGAGAGCCGCCACACGGTGA
- a CDS encoding acyl-CoA dehydrogenase family protein has translation MNADLLYSDTEEALRDSVRRLLADRCPPEAVMRLYDPAPPDFSGVWKELAADLGVAGLLVPDELGGAGAGAREAAVVMEEIGRAVAPVPFLSSAVLATIALLTAGDTETLPALAAGELTAALVVPLSTAPGDAVAGVTIGNDGLAGEVTGVAGVAEADVLVVPAAGPDGLGLHTVSRAATGVEVSPVLALDMTRSLAHVRFSGVPPSRVATGSAEAALAAALQTGTALLASEQLGVAQWCFDTTLKYIKGRKQFARTIGSYQAIKHRMADLWLEVSSAAAAARYAADTCARRDPDAAIAATIAQAYCSDAAVHAAEECIQLHGGIGMTWDYPAHLYLKRAKSDQLALGTGYRHRARLAELVDLPAT, from the coding sequence ATGAACGCCGACTTGCTGTATTCCGACACCGAGGAAGCCCTGCGAGACAGTGTCCGCCGCTTGCTGGCCGACCGGTGTCCGCCGGAAGCGGTGATGCGGCTGTATGATCCTGCGCCGCCGGACTTTTCGGGCGTGTGGAAGGAGTTGGCGGCCGACCTCGGGGTAGCGGGGTTGCTGGTGCCCGATGAGCTCGGTGGCGCAGGCGCCGGTGCGCGAGAGGCCGCCGTGGTGATGGAGGAGATCGGCCGAGCGGTTGCCCCGGTACCGTTTTTGTCCAGCGCGGTGCTGGCGACCATTGCGCTGCTGACCGCCGGCGACACCGAAACGCTGCCGGCGCTGGCCGCCGGTGAGCTCACCGCGGCGCTGGTGGTGCCGCTGTCGACCGCGCCCGGCGATGCGGTCGCGGGGGTAACTATCGGGAATGACGGTCTGGCCGGAGAGGTCACCGGCGTCGCGGGCGTGGCCGAGGCCGATGTGCTGGTGGTGCCGGCGGCCGGCCCCGATGGACTCGGACTGCACACCGTCTCTCGTGCTGCGACCGGTGTCGAGGTGTCGCCGGTGTTGGCGCTGGACATGACTAGATCCCTCGCACACGTGAGATTTTCAGGAGTGCCGCCGTCGCGGGTTGCCACCGGCTCTGCGGAGGCGGCGCTCGCGGCGGCGCTGCAGACCGGGACGGCGCTGCTGGCCTCCGAGCAGCTCGGCGTCGCGCAATGGTGTTTCGACACCACGCTCAAGTACATCAAGGGCCGCAAGCAGTTTGCTCGCACGATCGGCTCATACCAGGCGATCAAGCACCGGATGGCGGACCTGTGGCTGGAGGTGAGTTCCGCGGCGGCAGCAGCGCGATACGCGGCCGACACCTGCGCACGGCGCGACCCGGACGCGGCCATCGCCGCGACCATCGCGCAGGCCTACTGCAGCGACGCGGCGGTGCATGCCGCCGAAGAATGCATTCAGCTGCACGGCGGCATCGGAATGACGTGGGACTACCCGGCGCACCTGTATCTCAAGCGGGCCAAGAGCGATCAGCTTGCGCTCGGCACCGGCTACCGGCATCGCGCCCGGCTGGCCGAGCTGGTCGACCTGCCGGCAACGTGA
- a CDS encoding acyl-CoA dehydrogenase family protein — MSTDIAADLDARVRTLLAQHDPATTDPREFLGARFDAGLAWVHFPRGCGGLELPRTFQQRVEAQLAAAGAPPPGLGRNVIGMGMAAPTIAAFGTDEQKRKFLRPLYTGEHIYCQLFSEPGAGSDLAGLATRAVRDGPDGDWIVNGQKVWTSMAQHAQMAILLARTDPAVPKHQGLTYFLCDMTVPGIEIRPLRQITGEAEFNEVFLTDVRVPDANRLGPEGGGWKVATTTLNNERLAIGNRPGVPREGGMIGKVTQAWRSEPGLRNPAMHDQLMRLWVESEVTRLTGERLRQRLAAGQPGPEGAGMKIAFARLAQAISGFELELHAESGLQYDDWTMRRPETVDLIGREPGYRYLRARGNSIEGGTSEILRNTIAERVLGLPPEHRVDKDVAWKDLER, encoded by the coding sequence ATGAGCACCGACATCGCCGCAGACCTCGACGCGAGAGTGCGCACGCTGCTTGCGCAACACGATCCGGCGACCACCGACCCCCGCGAGTTTCTCGGCGCACGGTTCGACGCCGGGCTGGCATGGGTGCACTTTCCCCGTGGGTGCGGCGGTCTCGAGCTGCCGCGGACGTTCCAGCAGCGTGTCGAGGCCCAACTGGCTGCGGCGGGTGCGCCGCCGCCCGGGCTGGGCAGAAACGTCATCGGCATGGGCATGGCGGCGCCGACGATCGCCGCGTTCGGCACCGACGAACAGAAACGAAAGTTCTTGCGCCCGTTGTACACCGGCGAACACATTTACTGTCAGCTGTTCAGCGAACCAGGCGCCGGATCGGACCTGGCCGGGCTCGCCACCCGTGCGGTCCGCGACGGTCCGGATGGCGACTGGATCGTCAACGGGCAGAAGGTGTGGACCTCGATGGCGCAACACGCCCAGATGGCTATCCTTCTCGCGCGCACGGACCCCGCGGTGCCCAAACACCAAGGCCTGACGTACTTCCTGTGCGACATGACCGTTCCCGGCATCGAGATCCGCCCGCTGCGTCAGATCACCGGTGAAGCCGAATTCAACGAAGTCTTTCTCACCGACGTCAGAGTGCCCGACGCGAACCGGCTCGGACCCGAGGGCGGCGGCTGGAAGGTGGCGACCACCACGCTCAACAACGAGCGGCTCGCCATCGGCAACAGGCCCGGCGTCCCCCGAGAAGGCGGAATGATCGGCAAGGTCACCCAGGCCTGGCGAAGCGAGCCGGGGCTGCGCAACCCCGCGATGCACGACCAGCTGATGCGGCTGTGGGTTGAATCGGAAGTCACCCGATTAACCGGTGAACGGCTGCGGCAGCGGCTGGCCGCCGGCCAGCCCGGGCCCGAAGGTGCGGGCATGAAAATCGCCTTCGCCCGCTTAGCGCAAGCGATTTCGGGATTCGAGCTGGAACTGCACGCAGAATCGGGCCTGCAATACGACGATTGGACGATGCGGCGACCCGAGACGGTCGACCTGATCGGGCGCGAGCCCGGATATCGCTATCTGCGGGCCAGAGGCAATTCAATCGAAGGCGGTACCTCGGAGATCTTGCGCAACACCATCGCCGAACGGGTTCTCGGGCTGCCGCCCGAACACCGCGTCGACAAGGATGTCGCCTGGAAGGATCTGGAGCGATGA
- a CDS encoding phosphotransferase family protein, translated as MTSAVLGIDPAAVADWIERLGIAFTGPLSFERIGLGQSNLTYLVRDATDRAWVLRRPPLGQLLASAHDVAREARILWALRDTAVPMPAIYGLTRDTADVPLLLMQYVDGLVIDRMEKAKSLAPRRRRQIGLSMAKTLAKIHAVDIDEVGLADLASHKPYAQRQLKRWAGQWELSKTRDLPDLDDLTRRLVAAAPAQQELTLVHGDFHLRNVITSHTTGEVIAVLDWELSTLGEPLADMGSLLAYWPEPGEDDWAGSFAAAALDGFPDRAEMIAVYLAETGRDAAALKYWHALGLWKVAIIAEGVMRRAMDEPQNKAAAGTPTVQRIDALVRKAREVAADAGI; from the coding sequence GTGACTAGCGCGGTCCTGGGTATCGACCCGGCCGCCGTCGCCGACTGGATCGAACGGCTCGGGATCGCGTTCACCGGCCCGCTGAGCTTCGAGCGGATCGGGCTGGGCCAGTCGAACCTGACCTACCTGGTGCGCGACGCCACCGACCGGGCATGGGTGCTGCGCCGCCCGCCGCTGGGGCAGTTGCTGGCGTCGGCGCACGACGTGGCGCGCGAGGCGCGCATCCTGTGGGCGTTGCGGGACACCGCCGTGCCCATGCCGGCGATCTACGGGCTGACCCGCGACACCGCCGACGTTCCGCTGCTGTTGATGCAATACGTCGACGGCCTGGTGATCGACCGGATGGAAAAAGCGAAATCACTGGCGCCGCGGCGCCGCAGGCAAATCGGCCTCTCGATGGCGAAGACCCTGGCCAAGATCCATGCCGTCGACATCGACGAAGTCGGCTTGGCCGATCTGGCGAGCCACAAACCCTACGCCCAGCGTCAGCTCAAACGCTGGGCCGGACAGTGGGAGCTGTCGAAGACCCGCGACCTGCCCGACCTCGACGACCTGACCCGACGACTGGTCGCCGCCGCTCCTGCGCAACAGGAACTGACGCTGGTGCACGGCGACTTTCACCTGCGCAACGTCATCACCTCGCACACGACCGGCGAAGTAATCGCCGTGCTGGATTGGGAGCTGTCCACCCTCGGTGAGCCGTTGGCCGACATGGGCAGCTTGCTGGCGTACTGGCCCGAGCCTGGGGAGGATGACTGGGCCGGAAGCTTCGCCGCGGCAGCGCTCGACGGGTTCCCCGATCGTGCCGAGATGATAGCGGTGTACCTCGCCGAAACCGGCCGCGACGCGGCGGCGCTGAAGTACTGGCATGCATTGGGGCTGTGGAAGGTGGCGATTATCGCCGAGGGTGTGATGCGCCGCGCCATGGACGAGCCGCAGAACAAGGCCGCCGCCGGCACGCCTACCGTGCAACGGATCGACGCCCTGGTCCGCAAGGCGCGCGAAGTAGCCGCGGACGCTGGTATCTGA